One Candidatus Hydrogenedentota bacterium genomic region harbors:
- a CDS encoding HNH endonuclease: MPTARNREKWTREEHLLAFNLYCKIPFGTIHHRNPRLIELAELLGRTPSSVSFKLTNFARLDPALQARGIAGLTHGAKGEEHIWRAFQEDAEAVAFESERLLAQRREKPLEVSADIDDRDLPADGKERESVVRVRVNQSFFRSRILSAYDFRCCVTGLAVPELLVASHIRPWSMDKANRLNPRNGLCLNALHDRAFDRGLMWIADDHTVRFRPAAGKTDDLARGALEWLTRFEGKRLNLPKGFSPDPAFLRWHAEHVAR, from the coding sequence ATGCCCACAGCCCGCAACCGCGAGAAATGGACGCGCGAGGAGCATCTGCTCGCGTTCAACCTCTACTGCAAGATTCCGTTCGGCACCATCCACCACCGGAACCCGCGGCTCATCGAGCTGGCGGAACTGCTGGGGCGGACGCCCTCGTCCGTCTCCTTCAAGCTGACGAACTTCGCGCGGCTGGACCCGGCGCTGCAGGCCCGGGGCATCGCCGGACTGACCCACGGTGCCAAGGGGGAGGAGCACATCTGGCGGGCCTTTCAGGAAGATGCGGAGGCGGTGGCTTTTGAGAGCGAACGTCTCCTTGCCCAGCGCCGGGAGAAGCCGCTGGAGGTGTCGGCGGACATTGACGACCGCGACCTGCCCGCCGACGGGAAGGAGCGGGAGTCCGTTGTGCGCGTGCGGGTCAACCAGAGTTTCTTCCGCAGCCGCATCCTGTCCGCCTACGACTTCCGCTGCTGCGTCACGGGGCTGGCCGTGCCGGAACTGCTCGTCGCCAGCCACATCCGCCCGTGGAGCATGGACAAGGCCAACCGGCTGAACCCGCGCAACGGCCTATGCCTCAACGCGCTGCACGACCGCGCGTTCGACCGGGGGCTCATGTGGATCGCCGACGACCACACCGTGCGTTTCCGCCCGGCGGCCGGAAAGACGGACGATCTGGCGCGGGGCGCGCTGGAATGGCTCACCCGCTTCGAGGGCAAACGCCTGAACCTGCCCAAAGGATTCTCCCCGGACCCGGCGTTTCTCCGCTGGCACGCGGAACACGTCGCCCGCTGA